The Oceaniferula marina genome segment CATTGGCAAAAGGCGAAACGCCCCCTCCTGCCGTATAATACTCCTTGGTCGACGCCGCCCGGGATTTGACGGCAATACCAATATAAAGAGCAAACGAAATTCCGATAAAGATAAAGTTCCAGTGATCTTGGGTCATCTTACTTCTCCTTGTTGGTGAATCCGTATTTGGCGTCCAGCTTGTTCATCATCACGCTGTAAACGATGAGAATCACAACAAAGCCAATAATAGAACCCTGCTGGGCCATCCAAAAACCAAAGGGCGCATGCCCCACTGGGGGAAAATGAATATCCAACCAGTCGCGCCACAAAATGCCGCAACCGAAGCTAACCGAAAACCAAATGGCCAGATTGATCCCCAACCCATACAAATTCCTCTTCCAATACTG includes the following:
- a CDS encoding DUF4212 domain-containing protein; the protein is MMNKNSSSQSGSQYWKRNLYGLGINLAIWFSVSFGCGILWRDWLDIHFPPVGHAPFGFWMAQQGSIIGFVVILIVYSVMMNKLDAKYGFTNKEK